One part of the Bacteroidia bacterium genome encodes these proteins:
- a CDS encoding response regulator: protein MDFLKPASTRRFPLALLCTFLCFSFAPLQAQIWTEAQIDSIRAQLPNVRDTQLVHSYIYLGTSLHVPEKEAEEYVTKGYAIADSLNFSYGKMKCSYLLGSLYHYYREYEQAVAFYKRGLASALEEGWDDHILRGYDYIPNTFYYLNQIDSSLFYNELYRQQAQKMNDSVLVAVAHAKDGDYFSKLSLIDLSLKAYMKSSRLSEGLRDTAEVVRSFGDIALMLSKKGEREDALIYFRKAISIGKLSSNPFTQIPSLINCSILFRKENQLDSASFYLSEGERIIAENDFKGKVDKYLYELYKLTIDVNQANVQVFQGNYQQALKDCEQIFVLHKDRIDQGRRGNIHIIQTRAYIGLKNFDKAREFGEKAMEISQSRGSTESTLEMKQLLSEIAFAQQKYTEAFEIQNSYIQMKDSLDEAENKKAYKALLLEYETENKEREIAELRNESLQDELRRNFLIGGVIFLALLALGVFFFFRIRAKQSKELLEQGRELDRMKSRFFTQLSHELRTPLTLILGPLNQLLESIKGPEDVSKLSLMKRNANRLLQLVNQVMDLSKIQAGKLELQAAPLQVNPLIKYIFTSFSSKAEVKELDYQLILPEDEVELYLDADKFQQILGNLLSNGCKFVPEKGKLHVKVEDRQDKVLIRVEDNGPGISPLQQTHIFDPYFQADTASQVEDAGSGIGLALCKELVELHGGKIEIESKVGEGTAFSLHFLKGKEHLQEDQINYVRSRKELDENQIFLEKAASLASLGTVPAPSEDNTLPLILIAEDVKDMQEYLHNILFQHFRLMIASNGKEALELAQKETPDLVISDIMMPKMDGLAFIQELKADSRTDHIPVIFLTAKASAEDRLEGWKHEAHAFLTKPFNANELLLVVNSVVRSQQKMQVRFQGEVILKPSEVAVSSQEAKFLNDLTELLEARLDDSELSVEIVANEMALSRSQLHRKLKALTGQSPTEFIKQFRLQRAKQLLEQGYGNMSDVCYAVGISSPSYFSKIFMEAFGVSPSQWPEKA, encoded by the coding sequence ATGGATTTCCTAAAACCTGCGTCTACCAGAAGATTCCCCCTTGCTCTACTCTGTACTTTCCTCTGCTTTTCCTTTGCGCCCCTCCAGGCTCAAATTTGGACCGAAGCTCAAATCGACAGCATTCGGGCACAACTCCCCAATGTTCGGGATACTCAATTGGTCCATAGTTACATCTACCTGGGAACTTCTCTTCACGTTCCGGAAAAAGAGGCCGAAGAATACGTAACAAAAGGCTATGCGATTGCGGATTCCCTCAATTTCTCATACGGGAAAATGAAATGCAGTTACCTCCTGGGATCTCTCTATCATTATTACCGAGAATATGAGCAAGCTGTTGCATTCTATAAAAGAGGCCTTGCTTCAGCCCTCGAAGAAGGCTGGGACGACCACATCCTTAGAGGCTATGATTATATCCCCAATACCTTTTACTACCTCAATCAAATCGATAGCTCTTTGTTCTATAATGAGCTTTATCGTCAGCAGGCCCAGAAAATGAATGATAGCGTGCTGGTTGCGGTAGCTCATGCCAAAGACGGGGATTATTTTAGCAAACTCTCCTTAATCGATCTTTCTCTCAAAGCCTATATGAAAAGCAGCAGGCTTTCAGAAGGACTTCGGGATACAGCCGAAGTAGTTAGGTCGTTTGGAGATATTGCCTTGATGCTTTCGAAAAAGGGAGAAAGAGAAGATGCATTGATTTATTTTCGCAAGGCGATATCTATAGGCAAGCTTAGCAGTAATCCTTTTACCCAAATCCCTTCTCTCATCAATTGCTCCATCCTCTTTCGTAAAGAAAATCAGTTGGATTCGGCCAGTTTTTATCTATCTGAGGGGGAAAGAATCATTGCTGAAAATGATTTTAAAGGGAAAGTAGATAAATATTTATATGAATTGTACAAACTCACCATAGACGTCAACCAGGCCAATGTGCAGGTTTTTCAGGGCAATTACCAGCAAGCTCTGAAGGATTGCGAGCAAATTTTTGTGCTGCATAAAGATCGCATAGATCAAGGGAGACGGGGAAACATACACATAATTCAGACGCGTGCATACATAGGATTGAAGAATTTTGATAAGGCTCGAGAATTTGGAGAAAAAGCAATGGAAATTTCCCAATCGAGGGGAAGCACAGAAAGCACCCTGGAAATGAAGCAGCTATTGTCAGAAATTGCTTTCGCCCAACAGAAATATACCGAAGCCTTTGAAATACAAAATAGCTACATCCAAATGAAAGATTCCCTGGATGAAGCAGAAAATAAGAAAGCCTATAAGGCACTCTTACTGGAATACGAAACCGAGAATAAGGAAAGGGAAATTGCGGAACTGAGAAATGAATCCCTTCAGGACGAATTGAGAAGAAATTTTCTAATTGGAGGAGTGATATTTCTTGCCTTGCTTGCTTTAGGCGTATTTTTCTTTTTCAGGATACGGGCGAAGCAAAGCAAAGAATTGCTGGAGCAAGGACGTGAATTGGATCGCATGAAATCCCGCTTCTTCACCCAATTGTCCCATGAGCTTCGAACGCCTCTTACCCTCATTTTAGGCCCCCTTAACCAACTCCTGGAAAGCATCAAGGGTCCGGAAGATGTCTCCAAGCTCAGCCTGATGAAACGAAATGCCAATCGCCTGCTCCAATTGGTCAATCAGGTGATGGATCTTTCAAAAATACAAGCCGGCAAACTGGAATTACAGGCCGCTCCCTTGCAAGTCAATCCTTTAATCAAATACATCTTCACCTCTTTTTCCTCCAAGGCAGAAGTAAAAGAGCTCGACTACCAACTTATCCTCCCCGAAGATGAGGTAGAACTCTACCTGGATGCTGATAAATTCCAGCAGATCCTGGGCAATCTGCTTTCCAATGGATGCAAATTCGTTCCGGAAAAGGGCAAACTCCATGTAAAAGTTGAGGATCGACAGGATAAAGTTCTCATCCGGGTAGAAGACAATGGTCCGGGAATCTCTCCATTACAGCAGACGCATATTTTCGATCCCTATTTTCAGGCCGATACGGCAAGTCAGGTTGAGGATGCCGGATCAGGAATAGGCTTGGCTTTGTGTAAAGAGTTGGTAGAGCTTCATGGAGGAAAGATTGAAATCGAGAGCAAAGTCGGAGAAGGTACGGCCTTTAGTCTGCATTTTCTCAAAGGCAAAGAACATCTGCAGGAAGATCAGATCAATTATGTACGTTCGAGGAAGGAATTGGACGAAAATCAGATTTTTCTGGAGAAAGCTGCCAGTCTTGCCAGCCTGGGAACGGTCCCAGCTCCCTCCGAGGATAATACACTTCCCCTTATCTTGATCGCGGAGGATGTAAAAGACATGCAGGAGTACTTGCACAATATCCTCTTTCAGCATTTCCGTTTGATGATAGCTTCGAATGGAAAGGAGGCCCTTGAGCTGGCCCAAAAGGAGACCCCAGATCTGGTGATTTCGGATATTATGATGCCCAAGATGGACGGACTTGCGTTCATCCAGGAACTCAAAGCCGATAGCCGTACTGACCATATTCCGGTGATCTTTCTGACCGCCAAAGCCAGCGCTGAAGATCGACTTGAAGGATGGAAACATGAGGCCCATGCCTTCCTCACAAAACCCTTCAATGCCAATGAACTTTTGCTGGTCGTAAACAGCGTTGTCAGAAGCCAGCAAAAAATGCAGGTCCGCTTCCAGGGAGAGGTCATTCTCAAGCCTTCAGAAGTTGCCGTAAGTTCGCAGGAAGCCAAGTTCCTCAACGACCTTACAGAACTACTCGAAGCAAGGCTGGATGATTCAGAATTATCGGTGGAAATTGTGGCAAATGAAATGGCCCTAAGCCGCTCTCAATTGCATCGAAAACTCAAAGCCTTGACGGGGCAATCCCCTACGGAGTTCATCAAACAATTTCGCTTGCAAAGAGCCAAACAATTGCTCGAACAAGGCTATGGAAATATGTCGGATGTCTGCTATGCAGTAGGAATTTCATCCCCTTCTTATTTTTCAAAAATATTTATGGAGGCATT
- a CDS encoding ATP-binding protein gives MAKRPDLTPRRGRLMAGKSAKNSSFKKHKPDLMENHAQTLSQELNWLKSVLEKRIQLYFKSGETQAGIFDIPLPDLSKDTSAYAQLVQELELDASERLVLILSLAPHVKPELLDIFLIQNPTTNRGYTEFGGRSRGDREGFLPTGETALFMLSGGDLEARFKGAEIFSKKHPLFSQHILEFDEIGNGGIRMRGQLRISEEFLEVLTTGKGFRPSYSSKFPLKPLSTELDWSDLGLNPKLQKELEGILSWIKHEEVLMDDWKLSQHIKAGYKSLFHGPSGTGKNLAAALIGKSTQREIYEVETSLLLARHFRRNNDHIDSFFRTAERNDWILFFDEADSLFGKRTNVRESNARYANQEVSYLRQKIEEYSGIILLSTESKEEIEFPFPLDVSIVFPEPDSRQRLVLWTSIFGGDDKKYQLAKDIDFQELASKYEVNREDIIQVLKYATTATIGRNSTLIEKKDILEGIRRELVQDGKIN, from the coding sequence ATGGCAAAACGACCCGACTTAACTCCAAGAAGAGGAAGACTAATGGCTGGAAAATCAGCCAAAAACAGTTCTTTCAAAAAACATAAACCTGATCTCATGGAAAATCACGCACAAACACTTTCTCAGGAACTCAATTGGCTGAAATCCGTCTTAGAAAAACGGATACAATTGTACTTCAAGTCAGGGGAGACGCAAGCAGGCATTTTTGATATTCCCCTACCCGATCTGTCAAAAGACACATCCGCCTACGCTCAATTGGTCCAAGAACTCGAGCTGGATGCATCCGAAAGGCTGGTTTTGATCCTAAGCCTCGCCCCGCATGTAAAACCCGAATTATTGGACATATTCCTCATTCAAAATCCAACGACCAATCGAGGCTATACAGAATTTGGCGGTCGTTCGAGGGGGGATCGTGAAGGGTTTTTACCCACCGGTGAAACGGCTCTCTTTATGCTGTCAGGAGGTGATCTTGAAGCGCGATTTAAGGGAGCTGAGATTTTCAGCAAAAAGCATCCCCTCTTTAGTCAGCACATCCTGGAATTCGACGAAATAGGCAATGGAGGGATCAGGATGCGGGGCCAATTAAGAATATCTGAAGAATTTCTGGAAGTCTTGACCACAGGCAAAGGGTTCAGGCCGTCCTACAGCAGCAAATTTCCCTTAAAGCCATTAAGTACTGAGCTTGATTGGTCTGATTTGGGCTTAAATCCCAAGCTTCAAAAGGAACTGGAGGGAATACTCAGCTGGATCAAACATGAAGAAGTCCTGATGGATGACTGGAAACTATCCCAGCACATAAAAGCCGGATACAAAAGTCTCTTTCACGGGCCTTCAGGTACAGGGAAAAATCTGGCAGCAGCCTTGATTGGAAAAAGTACGCAGAGAGAGATTTATGAGGTTGAAACCAGCCTTTTGCTTGCCCGACATTTCAGAAGAAATAATGATCATATAGATAGTTTCTTTAGGACAGCAGAAAGAAACGACTGGATTTTATTCTTTGATGAAGCAGATTCCCTATTTGGAAAACGGACAAACGTAAGAGAATCAAATGCTCGCTATGCAAATCAGGAAGTCTCTTACCTAAGACAGAAAATAGAGGAATATAGTGGGATTATCCTCCTTTCTACCGAATCAAAAGAAGAGATCGAATTTCCCTTCCCGCTAGACGTTAGTATAGTATTTCCTGAACCCGACAGCAGACAAAGATTAGTCTTATGGACCAGTATTTTCGGGGGAGATGACAAGAAGTACCAATTGGCTAAGGACATCGATTTTCAAGAGCTTGCTTCCAAATATGAGGTAAATAGAGAGGACATCATTCAGGTACTCAAATATGCCACCACTGCAACTATTGGGAGAAACTCAACGCTGATCGAGAAGAAAGACATACTGGAAGGAATCAGAAGGGAATTGGTTCAAGATGGAAAAATTAACTAA
- a CDS encoding PAAR domain-containing protein, whose amino-acid sequence MPPAARISDQHNCPMVTGQVPHVGGPIIGPGVPTVLIAGLPAAVLGDMCSCVGPPDTIIKGSASVMIGGKPAARMGDSTAHGGVIVLGTPSVMIGG is encoded by the coding sequence ATGCCTCCAGCAGCAAGAATATCAGACCAGCACAACTGCCCCATGGTCACAGGACAAGTACCTCATGTAGGCGGCCCCATTATAGGGCCAGGAGTTCCCACAGTCCTCATCGCCGGATTGCCTGCAGCCGTTTTAGGTGATATGTGTAGCTGTGTAGGCCCACCGGATACCATCATAAAAGGATCAGCCTCTGTCATGATAGGGGGGAAACCGGCTGCTCGTATGGGCGACTCAACAGCCCATGGAGGAGTGATTGTATTAGGTACCCCCAGCGTAATGATAGGAGGATAA
- a CDS encoding phage baseplate assembly protein V, with the protein MQNDITQISVSLDGNKIDPGISIQTITIEKAANEFSTADLVLLLDAGEDAFGGTEIDDFSVGKSIEIKEESSSPPGRLFKGLISGQRIQILDGNVPALSLSCIDTFSKLNQEKKTRLFSDMKESEAIEKILSDNGINHTIEASEEQQIEIFQYQLSDWEMILRLAAKNAMFVFSGDNKLKVSSPQLGTTPSMEITYGKSILDMDIAQDTDHQYLISQPLSPPSNQGKASVSKNDATDLVKGKLSERSGLGKFDKGLSSSSKTTASRKNIQVKEEEMAQLKGRICINGTSKISPGDMLSLKGLGKMYSGKAFLQGVEHRIEEGTWISYLTVGMPDHWQEMPGSKTVSPSMNGLQRARVRKLENDPAGAYRINVQLPGMEENEGLWAKLSQFAASNNSGAFFLPEIGDEVVIGFEEASEVSPIVVGMLYNQKHSPPLAYSDKNPVKQLKTRSGHSLTFDDGEQSIEIKTSDGKRIFLNSDRILLEDDKKNKVSIDSSAGIILDSKSDIKLKAAGNINLDAKSNISLKANANVNVQGLNVSHKANAQFSASGNAGAELKTSAIAIIQGSLVKIN; encoded by the coding sequence ATGCAGAACGATATAACCCAAATCTCCGTCTCCCTCGATGGGAATAAAATTGACCCAGGCATTTCGATTCAAACCATTACGATAGAAAAAGCTGCCAATGAATTTTCTACGGCTGACTTAGTCCTTTTATTAGATGCCGGAGAAGATGCATTTGGAGGGACAGAAATAGATGATTTTTCAGTGGGGAAATCTATTGAGATCAAAGAAGAAAGCAGCTCCCCTCCTGGCCGCTTATTCAAAGGTTTGATTTCAGGCCAAAGGATCCAGATCCTGGATGGAAATGTACCTGCTTTGAGCCTAAGCTGCATTGACACGTTCTCAAAACTGAATCAAGAAAAGAAAACGCGCCTGTTCTCAGATATGAAAGAGAGCGAGGCGATCGAAAAAATTCTTAGTGATAACGGCATAAATCATACGATTGAAGCCAGTGAGGAACAGCAAATAGAAATATTCCAGTACCAGTTGAGTGATTGGGAAATGATCCTAAGACTCGCTGCCAAAAATGCCATGTTTGTATTTTCAGGGGATAACAAACTGAAGGTTTCCAGCCCCCAATTGGGCACTACCCCCAGTATGGAAATCACCTACGGAAAATCCATTCTGGATATGGACATAGCACAGGATACGGATCACCAGTACCTGATATCCCAGCCTTTGAGTCCTCCCTCAAATCAGGGAAAAGCCTCGGTCTCAAAAAATGATGCAACGGATTTAGTAAAAGGGAAATTATCCGAAAGGAGCGGCTTGGGAAAATTTGATAAAGGCCTTAGTTCCAGTTCAAAAACTACGGCCTCCAGGAAAAATATACAGGTAAAAGAGGAGGAAATGGCTCAACTTAAAGGTCGAATTTGTATCAATGGCACCTCAAAGATTAGCCCCGGAGATATGCTTAGCTTAAAAGGTCTGGGGAAGATGTATTCGGGGAAAGCCTTTCTCCAGGGAGTAGAACACCGAATCGAGGAAGGAACATGGATCTCCTATTTGACGGTGGGCATGCCCGATCATTGGCAGGAAATGCCTGGAAGCAAGACCGTTTCTCCATCCATGAATGGATTACAAAGAGCCCGTGTACGAAAATTGGAGAATGATCCGGCAGGAGCATACAGAATAAACGTTCAGTTGCCGGGCATGGAGGAAAATGAAGGACTCTGGGCAAAACTTTCTCAATTCGCGGCCAGTAATAATTCTGGTGCCTTTTTCCTTCCGGAAATTGGGGATGAGGTTGTTATCGGATTTGAAGAAGCTTCAGAGGTATCACCGATAGTAGTGGGTATGCTGTATAATCAAAAACATAGTCCTCCGCTAGCATACTCAGATAAAAATCCGGTAAAGCAACTGAAAACAAGAAGTGGCCATAGCTTGACTTTTGATGACGGTGAGCAAAGCATTGAAATAAAAACTTCTGATGGGAAGCGGATTTTCCTGAACAGTGATCGCATCCTACTAGAAGATGACAAGAAGAATAAAGTGAGCATTGATTCATCAGCAGGCATCATCCTGGACAGCAAATCTGATATCAAGCTCAAAGCGGCTGGTAATATAAACCTTGACGCGAAATCCAATATAAGCCTCAAAGCAAATGCGAATGTAAATGTTCAAGGCCTCAACGTAAGTCATAAGGCCAATGCCCAATTTTCTGCTTCCGGTAATGCCGGAGCCGAATTGAAGACCTCCGCAATCGCAATAATTCAGGGTTCACTCGTAAAAATCAATTAA
- a CDS encoding phage tail protein, with translation MPADGSYQNNLWPLPTIYFLLRIEEEEIPFREVSGLNDENQVITYKHGNSKEFFPMKMLGMQKYSPITLKKAVFPKSNQLWAWYKEIQLNTIKPKTLSIGLLDESGKPTMTWTLINAWPAKMILSDLKLVENEVAIESLELYHEGIVIENS, from the coding sequence ATGCCCGCTGACGGATCATATCAAAACAATCTTTGGCCTTTACCCACTATCTATTTTCTACTCAGAATAGAGGAGGAGGAAATCCCATTTCGGGAAGTTTCCGGACTGAATGATGAAAATCAGGTCATCACGTATAAGCACGGAAATTCTAAGGAGTTTTTCCCCATGAAAATGCTGGGTATGCAAAAGTATAGTCCCATTACGTTAAAGAAAGCGGTCTTTCCAAAAAGCAATCAACTCTGGGCCTGGTATAAGGAAATCCAACTGAATACCATCAAGCCGAAAACGCTTAGCATAGGTTTATTGGATGAAAGCGGGAAGCCCACCATGACCTGGACCCTGATTAATGCCTGGCCTGCAAAAATGATCCTCTCTGACCTAAAATTAGTGGAAAATGAAGTCGCTATAGAAAGCTTAGAACTTTATCATGAAGGCATTGTAATCGAAAACAGCTAA
- a CDS encoding DUF4255 domain-containing protein, with the protein MIETAIHTIQQELNTQLKTAFQLAEDILIVRSPLQDLEKHKLILSLVKIEEDSSLKSTSLNPSKSLQQAPISINLYLLFAASIELSNSEKAYKYLSEVVRFFHNKPLFNPQNSPNLGNGALEKISMELVNQSFEEQSQMWSMLGSPYLPSLVYRVRILSLGSDSIQTEIPSISGLES; encoded by the coding sequence ATGATAGAAACCGCTATTCATACCATCCAACAGGAACTCAATACGCAGCTAAAAACAGCTTTTCAACTAGCTGAGGATATCTTGATTGTTAGAAGTCCTTTACAGGACCTGGAAAAGCATAAGCTGATCCTTAGTTTGGTAAAGATTGAAGAGGATTCATCTCTAAAATCCACGTCCCTGAATCCGTCTAAGAGCCTCCAGCAGGCTCCGATTTCTATAAACCTATACCTTTTATTTGCCGCCTCCATTGAATTATCGAATTCAGAGAAGGCTTATAAATACCTTTCAGAAGTAGTACGATTTTTCCATAATAAACCTCTGTTCAATCCACAAAATAGCCCGAACCTGGGCAATGGTGCTCTTGAAAAGATCAGTATGGAGCTTGTAAATCAGAGTTTCGAAGAGCAGAGTCAAATGTGGAGTATGCTGGGAAGTCCCTATCTACCTTCCCTGGTATACAGAGTGCGTATACTTAGCTTAGGTAGCGATTCCATTCAGACAGAAATCCCAAGTATTTCTGGTCTGGAAAGTTGA
- a CDS encoding tetratricopeptide repeat protein — protein sequence MIKFFRAHIFLLCFIPLFSWSQTPRADSLKRVLGNAQGDTMHVNMLGELAYIMRSVKPDSALAVGHQSYELAKEIHFDQKIDNILRVLGIIHFYANRTDSALWYFEKAEKLAEELNDQMTLASVVMNQATLYKSLKNTDKALEAYERALAIEKKRGNIEGEAAAVNNIGTIFLDQKKYEKAELYFLKGFEIHKELGAKPTIIIILINLGLTATFQDDLEKSMYYYEQALELSREIQDKEKESNVLVKMALAYKMNGQFAQSLDYYLYNLQLSEEMNSDLKVCSALKFLARLYEENGNLDMAETYLRRAIEISEKIEDVRVLASNLAGLGIINMKQEKFRNSLSYFHQALGIQEKTASSDQRVTANILQKMGSCYLNLGQLDSATFFLDKAHIICENFRAETTHIETLLTLAQVSEREGNFEQAISYAEEGLNIASLAGVKNLHSQTAEFLYRLYKKKDNSPKALAYLELHKNLQDSLFNKENTRALAQMEARHKFEQEKQQLSFEQEQKLNEEKNAQKAMWIALIVAILVILAFAWYYYQKQKANRILVGLNTEVSEQKRKLEEMDILKSRFFTNISHEFRTPLTVIGGMVDQIKSEPKKWTDKGLNLIQRNNTQLLDLVNQILDLRKLESGSLSLNKKQGDIVFYLSYVFESFQSLAESKDIALHFLCEMEELWMDFDREKMLRVISNLLSNAIRFTPEAGNIYLILDKSADPNQPSKEYLKLSIKDTGLGIPEDKLPYIFDRFYQVDTSSSRKGEGTGIGLALTKELVTLMEGEIRAESRLNKGSTFSLTIPISQEESIQEISEAEIQVNLPIRPKLDATAAKSNTSFPINPIKLLLIEDNADVVTYLESLLEDNYELLIARDGKEGIELAVQEVPDLIISDIMMPIKDGYEVCATLKEDERTSHIPIVLLTAKADDDSKLTGLSRGADAYLTKPFNKKELLIRLEQLQKLRQKLQDRYLNLEVPEDSEEVEVKQEDTFILKVRAVIEENMQNPDLGVDLLCEKLGLSRTQLYMKIKALTNRSATQYIRAIRLFKAKELLQGSEQAVSQIAYEVGFSDPSYFSRAFSKEFGFPPKNLTKK from the coding sequence ATGATTAAGTTTTTTCGTGCACACATTTTCCTCCTTTGCTTTATTCCCCTTTTTTCATGGTCTCAAACTCCGCGTGCAGATAGCCTGAAGCGTGTCCTGGGGAATGCTCAGGGTGATACCATGCATGTCAATATGCTGGGAGAATTGGCCTATATCATGCGCTCGGTAAAGCCGGACTCAGCACTTGCTGTAGGCCATCAGAGCTACGAACTTGCCAAGGAGATCCATTTTGACCAAAAGATCGATAACATTCTGAGGGTATTGGGGATCATTCATTTCTATGCGAATCGGACGGATAGCGCGCTATGGTATTTTGAAAAAGCTGAAAAACTGGCTGAAGAATTGAATGACCAGATGACCCTGGCAAGTGTAGTGATGAATCAGGCTACTTTATACAAATCTCTGAAAAATACAGATAAGGCTTTGGAAGCCTATGAAAGGGCTTTGGCCATAGAAAAGAAAAGGGGAAATATAGAAGGTGAGGCAGCGGCAGTTAATAACATCGGAACCATATTTTTAGACCAGAAAAAATACGAGAAAGCTGAGCTATATTTTCTGAAAGGATTTGAGATTCACAAAGAACTCGGAGCAAAGCCTACCATCATCATTATCCTGATCAATCTGGGATTAACCGCAACTTTTCAGGATGATCTTGAAAAGTCCATGTACTATTATGAGCAGGCGCTTGAATTAAGTCGTGAGATTCAGGATAAAGAAAAAGAATCGAACGTGCTTGTTAAAATGGCTCTTGCCTATAAAATGAATGGACAATTTGCCCAAAGTCTCGATTACTATTTATACAATCTTCAACTATCGGAAGAGATGAATTCCGACCTAAAAGTCTGCTCTGCTTTAAAGTTTTTGGCCAGGCTCTATGAAGAAAATGGGAACCTGGACATGGCAGAAACCTACTTAAGGAGAGCCATTGAAATAAGTGAAAAAATAGAGGATGTCAGGGTATTAGCATCAAATTTGGCTGGCCTGGGAATCATTAATATGAAACAGGAGAAGTTCAGGAACTCTTTATCTTATTTTCACCAGGCATTAGGAATTCAAGAGAAAACGGCAAGCAGTGACCAAAGAGTAACGGCAAATATTTTACAGAAAATGGGAAGCTGCTACCTGAATCTAGGCCAACTGGATTCGGCTACTTTTTTCTTAGACAAAGCTCATATCATCTGCGAGAATTTTCGGGCGGAAACTACTCATATAGAAACCCTATTGACGCTGGCACAAGTCAGCGAAAGAGAAGGAAATTTTGAGCAAGCCATTTCTTATGCTGAGGAAGGTTTGAATATCGCATCTTTGGCAGGAGTAAAAAACTTGCATTCCCAAACAGCAGAATTCTTATATCGCCTCTATAAGAAAAAAGACAATAGCCCTAAAGCCCTGGCCTATCTGGAATTGCATAAAAATTTGCAGGATTCTCTATTTAACAAGGAAAACACCCGGGCTCTGGCGCAAATGGAAGCCCGACATAAATTTGAGCAGGAAAAACAACAGCTTTCCTTTGAGCAGGAACAGAAACTCAATGAGGAAAAGAATGCCCAAAAGGCTATGTGGATTGCCTTGATTGTTGCCATTCTGGTGATTCTGGCTTTTGCCTGGTATTACTATCAGAAGCAAAAAGCCAATAGGATTTTGGTTGGCTTGAATACCGAGGTCAGTGAGCAAAAAAGAAAGCTGGAGGAGATGGATATTCTCAAATCCCGATTTTTCACCAATATCTCCCATGAATTTAGGACCCCTCTTACGGTCATAGGCGGTATGGTAGATCAAATAAAGTCTGAACCTAAAAAATGGACAGATAAAGGCTTGAATCTCATTCAGCGAAATAATACCCAATTGCTGGACCTCGTCAATCAGATTCTGGACCTGCGAAAACTGGAGTCAGGGAGCCTAAGCCTGAATAAAAAACAGGGAGATATTGTTTTCTACCTGAGCTATGTATTTGAATCCTTCCAATCCCTGGCAGAGAGTAAGGATATTGCTCTGCATTTCCTTTGCGAAATGGAGGAACTTTGGATGGATTTTGACCGGGAGAAAATGTTACGCGTCATTTCCAACCTCTTGTCCAATGCGATCAGGTTTACGCCAGAAGCTGGCAACATCTATTTGATACTTGACAAAAGTGCAGATCCCAATCAGCCTTCAAAGGAATATCTGAAGTTGTCCATTAAAGATACAGGCTTGGGAATTCCGGAAGATAAGCTTCCCTATATTTTTGACCGTTTTTATCAAGTGGATACCAGCTCAAGCCGGAAAGGAGAAGGAACGGGAATAGGACTGGCCCTCACGAAAGAATTAGTAACACTCATGGAGGGAGAGATTAGAGCTGAAAGCAGGCTAAATAAAGGTTCTACCTTTAGTCTGACAATTCCTATCAGCCAGGAGGAATCTATCCAGGAAATATCGGAAGCAGAAATTCAGGTAAATCTCCCAATCAGGCCAAAACTGGATGCTACTGCTGCCAAGAGCAATACTTCTTTCCCTATAAATCCCATCAAACTCCTGCTCATTGAAGATAATGCGGATGTAGTTACCTACCTCGAATCCCTCTTAGAGGACAACTACGAACTTCTTATTGCGCGGGATGGTAAAGAAGGTATAGAGCTGGCAGTACAAGAAGTTCCTGATCTGATCATCAGTGATATCATGATGCCGATTAAAGATGGTTATGAGGTATGTGCTACCCTAAAAGAGGATGAGAGGACCAGTCACATCCCAATCGTCCTGTTAACTGCCAAAGCCGATGATGATTCCAAATTAACAGGCCTTAGCAGAGGAGCGGATGCTTATCTAACCAAGCCTTTCAACAAAAAAGAACTACTCATCCGTTTGGAACAATTGCAGAAGCTCCGGCAAAAACTGCAAGACCGTTACCTCAATCTGGAAGTACCGGAAGACAGTGAAGAAGTTGAGGTAAAGCAGGAAGACACGTTTATCTTAAAAGTGCGTGCAGTGATAGAGGAAAATATGCAGAATCCTGATCTGGGAGTTGATCTGCTCTGCGAAAAATTGGGCCTGAGTCGCACCCAATTGTACATGAAGATTAAGGCCCTCACCAATAGATCTGCCACCCAATACATTCGGGCCATTCGCTTATTCAAAGCCAAAGAACTCCTACAAGGTTCTGAGCAGGCCGTTTCTCAAATTGCCTATGAGGTGGGATTTTCTGATCCTTCTTATTTCTCCAGAGCCTTCTCCAAAGAATTTGGCTTTCCCCCGAAAAATCTGACCAAGAAATAA